CACCGGCTCGCTCTGCGGCTGCTTGGTGGTGACGTTGATCAGGCCACCGAAGCTGTTGCCATTGGAGTCCCCAAGGATGGTCTGCGGCCCCTTGATGACCTCCACGCGCTCCAACCCCACCAGCGGAGGAAAGTCGCCGGAGCCGACGTTGCTGTTGGGCATACCGTCGATGAGGCCTTCACCGGTATTGAAGCCGCGGATCTGGAACAGCGGCAGGCCGCTCGAGTCTTCGGCGTATGACACACCGGCCACATTGCGTATCACGTCCTGGACGGTAAGCGCCTGCTGCGAAGCCATCAGGTCGCGCGTCACCACGCTTACCGATTGGGGTACGTCGATCAGCTCAGCATCGTTGCGCGAGCCGACGCTGGTCAGCGAGGCCTTGAAACCAACATCGCGCCCGACCAGGGCATCGGCCTCGACCGCCGTCAGCTCCTTGATCTCGTCCTGTGGGTCTGACGACGACGCTTTCTTTCCTGGCGCAGCGGGCGCGGTCACCACGACCGTGCCCTGGCCGGTGAACTCATAGGAAAGGCCGGTGCCGTCCAGTAGACGGGCAAGCGCGGCATCCGCCGTCAAACTGCCGGTGGCACCCTGCGAACGGA
This genomic window from Dyella terrae contains:
- a CDS encoding TonB-dependent siderophore receptor, encoding MRKGAALLLSGSLLTWVCLAVPGSCLAGPRAAQEPSPPAHSIDFAIPVQPLATALIAFGKQANVQVLTAGSTVARFRSQGATGSLTADAALARLLDGTGLSYEFTGQGTVVVTAPAAPGKKASSSDPQDEIKELTAVEADALVGRDVGFKASLTSVGSRNDAELIDVPQSVSVVTRDLMASQQALTVQDVIRNVAGVSYAEDSSGLPLFQIRGFNTGEGLIDGMPNSNVGSGDFPPLVGLERVEVIKGPQTILGDSNGNSFGGLINVTTKQPQSEPVRELSYTLGENGRVQAALDLAGPLKQGSGLTYRLVVSGDYADRSPQGYRNRRSGYLAASIGWTGSSTQLVVGV